One stretch of Pseudoalteromonas shioyasakiensis DNA includes these proteins:
- a CDS encoding TonB-dependent receptor, with the protein MTFFKKVPLQLAIASTLATSVTAIAAEQTTDNTVQDVEVISVTGTRRSLRSISESTVPVDLLTSRDLSSTGQLDMSQVLASQLPSFNYPSATIADGTDHAKPAVLRGLAPDHTLVLINGKRRHAGALLNLNGTVGRGSTAVDLNNIPTSAIKRVEVLRDGAAAQYGSDAIAGVINIVLKDADEGGSVSYTYGEYDTQMAGSPQLLNTTTDSEGNLSFETGSDREVNDGISRTASANAGFALGDNGFINVSIESRNNEPTNRSGFDAREQYSRDENGNLDSREFDFDRYNHRFGKAAIEDFALFYNLGYEFDNSLSLYSFASYSNRKGNSGGFYRRAKDSRNLPEVYPDGFLPQIDTDVDDYSFAIGLNGETNDWAWDVSTNYGRNDFGLGVSNSLNTSMGVNSPTEFDNGALVYEQYLVNMDASNTLDLGLPDDVFVTIGAEYRHENYQIKAGETASYLTVLDDDGNPVAAGGAQVLAGFSPDSATDKSRHNVAIFAEFDTYLTSDWNVVLAGRFEDYSDFGSTFTSKLASRYSVNESLSLRGAISTGFRAPSLAQTSYKSVSTVFENGIPSEVGLFPVDEPAARALGARDLDAEESVNMTAGFIFTQGGFSLTLDAYRIEIDDRIVLSENLSGPEVEAILAEAGEVNTQRVRYFTNAIDSRTQGVDIVATYSLGLEKYGDLRLSAAVNFNDTEVTNVKENPAELEALGDSYEYFARREITRFEEGTPANKWNLSATWDYENFQTTLRATRYGEVVDTSSTPEGDEVLDAKWIADLEVAYRPDEQWKFALGANNLFDQYPQDTVSNIGYSDFNQIFPYSGFAPYSLDGRFIYGNITYSF; encoded by the coding sequence ATGACATTTTTTAAAAAAGTACCTTTGCAACTCGCAATTGCAAGTACACTCGCTACATCAGTGACTGCAATCGCTGCTGAGCAAACAACTGACAACACCGTTCAAGATGTTGAAGTTATTTCTGTTACAGGTACTCGCCGTAGCCTTCGTAGCATTTCTGAAAGTACCGTGCCTGTCGATTTATTAACAAGCCGCGATTTATCAAGCACAGGCCAGCTTGATATGAGCCAAGTATTGGCATCACAATTACCAAGCTTTAACTACCCGAGTGCCACCATTGCTGATGGCACTGACCACGCGAAACCGGCTGTTTTACGTGGCCTTGCCCCTGATCACACATTAGTTCTTATTAATGGTAAACGCCGCCATGCCGGTGCATTATTAAACTTAAATGGTACGGTTGGCCGTGGTTCAACGGCAGTAGATTTAAATAATATTCCTACCTCAGCAATTAAGCGCGTAGAAGTACTGCGTGATGGCGCTGCCGCGCAATATGGTTCTGACGCGATTGCTGGTGTAATTAACATTGTACTAAAAGATGCCGATGAAGGCGGTAGTGTAAGCTACACATACGGTGAGTACGACACTCAAATGGCAGGCTCTCCTCAGCTACTAAACACTACAACTGATAGCGAAGGAAACCTAAGCTTTGAAACTGGCAGCGACCGTGAAGTAAACGACGGCATTTCGCGCACAGCAAGTGCTAATGCGGGCTTTGCGCTGGGCGATAACGGTTTTATTAACGTGTCGATTGAGTCACGCAATAACGAGCCAACAAACCGCTCTGGTTTTGATGCACGTGAGCAATATAGCCGTGATGAGAATGGCAATTTAGATTCGCGCGAATTTGACTTTGACCGCTATAACCACCGCTTTGGTAAAGCCGCTATCGAAGACTTCGCGCTTTTTTATAACTTAGGTTATGAGTTTGATAACTCACTATCGCTTTACTCATTTGCAAGTTACTCAAACCGTAAAGGTAATTCAGGTGGTTTTTATCGTCGTGCGAAAGACTCTCGTAACTTACCTGAAGTATATCCTGACGGTTTCTTACCACAAATTGATACCGACGTAGATGACTACTCATTTGCGATTGGTCTAAATGGCGAAACTAATGATTGGGCTTGGGATGTAAGCACTAATTATGGTCGTAATGACTTTGGTTTAGGTGTTAGCAATAGTTTAAACACTTCAATGGGCGTAAATAGCCCAACAGAGTTTGATAACGGTGCGCTTGTGTACGAGCAATACCTAGTGAACATGGATGCTAGCAACACGCTAGACTTAGGTTTACCTGATGATGTGTTTGTCACCATTGGTGCTGAGTATCGTCACGAAAACTACCAAATTAAAGCAGGTGAAACAGCCTCTTACCTAACTGTATTAGATGACGATGGCAACCCTGTTGCTGCCGGTGGTGCACAAGTTTTAGCAGGCTTTTCACCTGACAGTGCAACCGATAAAAGCCGCCATAATGTCGCTATTTTTGCTGAGTTTGATACCTACCTTACAAGCGACTGGAATGTGGTTCTCGCTGGCCGCTTTGAAGATTACAGTGACTTTGGTAGTACTTTTACATCAAAACTGGCTTCTCGTTACAGCGTGAATGAATCATTGTCTCTACGTGGTGCTATTAGTACTGGATTTAGAGCGCCATCACTTGCACAAACGTCTTACAAATCGGTAAGCACGGTATTTGAAAATGGTATTCCAAGTGAAGTTGGTTTGTTCCCTGTTGATGAACCTGCGGCGCGTGCACTGGGTGCTCGTGACCTTGATGCAGAAGAATCAGTCAACATGACGGCGGGCTTTATCTTTACCCAAGGTGGTTTTAGCTTAACCCTTGATGCATATCGCATTGAAATAGACGACCGTATTGTATTATCTGAAAACTTAAGTGGCCCTGAAGTTGAAGCGATTTTAGCCGAAGCAGGCGAAGTAAATACACAGCGTGTTCGTTACTTTACTAATGCCATTGATTCACGTACGCAAGGTGTTGATATTGTTGCGACTTACTCATTAGGCTTAGAAAAATATGGTGATTTACGCTTAAGTGCTGCGGTTAACTTTAACGACACTGAAGTGACGAATGTTAAAGAAAACCCAGCAGAGCTTGAAGCGCTTGGTGATAGCTACGAATACTTTGCGCGCCGTGAAATAACCCGCTTTGAAGAAGGCACCCCAGCAAATAAGTGGAACTTATCTGCAACATGGGATTATGAAAACTTCCAAACAACACTTCGTGCCACGCGTTACGGTGAAGTGGTGGATACATCAAGCACACCTGAAGGTGATGAAGTACTTGATGCTAAATGGATTGCTGACTTAGAAGTGGCTTACCGCCCTGATGAGCAGTGGAAGTTCGCATTAGGCGCTAATAACCTGTTTGATCAGTATCCTCAAGATACTGTAAGTAATATTGGTTATAGCGATTTCAACCAAATTTTCCCTTATAGTGGCTTTGCGCCATACAGCTTAGATGGCCGTTTTATTTACGGTAACATCACTTATAGCTTCTAA
- a CDS encoding tetratricopeptide repeat protein encodes MKKKLALLLLGLSSLNASASENFSDHEMFCEQQSQISCLDYINQQLASSELGSAHWYEIKSYQFDYFYDKMEYEILKDSTEPFVASEELPVVFQVQVYFYYAKSMHYLGDFETGRKYAKKAFEKLQAIFDSFGNPMRMVELANLQYVFGNKETALQILDRAERRFGKSKDPIFHFELASNKANVFHSLGDVDGALANRKIAADWILKTNHNRKISVALGNLARTHQLLANYAQADEVYVQSLKYMNSDSDRNVIAIYKLRLAEINWQAGKQDQALKWFKQVHKEDIRQSHAKLYAHLANVL; translated from the coding sequence ATGAAGAAAAAGTTAGCTTTGTTATTACTAGGATTATCTAGTCTTAATGCCAGCGCCTCTGAAAACTTTAGTGATCATGAAATGTTTTGTGAGCAACAGTCACAAATTAGTTGCTTAGATTACATTAACCAACAGCTTGCAAGCAGTGAGCTTGGCTCTGCACATTGGTATGAGATTAAATCTTATCAGTTTGATTATTTCTACGATAAGATGGAATATGAGATTTTGAAAGATAGCACTGAGCCTTTTGTTGCGAGTGAAGAGTTACCAGTCGTTTTTCAAGTTCAAGTTTACTTTTACTACGCAAAATCAATGCATTATTTAGGCGACTTTGAAACAGGCCGTAAATATGCCAAAAAAGCATTTGAAAAACTGCAAGCAATCTTCGACTCCTTTGGTAACCCTATGCGCATGGTCGAGCTGGCTAATTTGCAATATGTGTTTGGTAACAAGGAAACAGCACTGCAAATTCTTGATAGGGCAGAGCGCCGCTTTGGCAAAAGCAAAGATCCTATTTTTCACTTTGAACTTGCGTCGAATAAAGCGAATGTTTTTCACTCATTAGGTGATGTAGACGGTGCGCTTGCAAACCGAAAAATCGCAGCCGATTGGATTTTAAAAACCAATCATAACCGCAAAATCTCTGTGGCTTTAGGTAACTTAGCTCGCACCCATCAACTTTTGGCAAATTATGCTCAAGCAGATGAAGTTTATGTACAGTCTCTTAAGTACATGAATTCAGACTCAGATCGAAATGTGATAGCTATTTATAAGTTACGCTTAGCTGAAATCAATTGGCAAGCAGGAAAGCAAGATCAAGCATTAAAATGGTTTAAGCAAGTGCATAAAGAAGACATACGGCAATCACATGCGAAACTTTATGCACATCTCGCTAATGTACTTTAG
- a CDS encoding amidohydrolase family protein, whose amino-acid sequence MKSGINTLLASIALGLSSSVVAQTIALQNVNLIDVEALSVNEAQTIIIEDDKIKQIVPASYRRFADDVIKIDLAGKYVIPGLIDTHVHHATSPDDSDNDEITRTRLRQLLQGGVTSVRDMGGDTRALSSLKRRADNDIIQSPDIYYSVIIGGKAFFSDPRTVASAKGEIPGTVDWMRAVDENSDFDAIMLRSKGLGATGIKIYANVPGAVVAKLSQAAKKHDLKVWSHAFIGPATPLEAVNGGVETISHAADFAAQVIENFYDMRRKNVALTEQQKSDAKQLEAYQTLIKQMKKKDTILDSTLTVFDKTKASRGEKGLLLNEWGGLFTQLAHQAGVTIAAGTDVTSDRFNTVTPMVHHEMQLLVERAGLTPLEALQAATINGAKVIGIEKKTGSIKAGKTANLVVLSRDPSNEITNSQNIVHVIKNGQFIHLGDNEKLPFVMAREAAGLLFLSGQLGNLPTTMALAGNDISTQMTQAMKNIGFVLQDHNLDFNDVVKCTLMLADIQDWPLANQAYTPFFTKLPARSAFAASGLALGAKVEVECIAAL is encoded by the coding sequence ATGAAATCGGGTATCAACACATTACTTGCCAGCATTGCATTGGGTTTATCGTCGTCGGTGGTGGCTCAAACCATTGCATTACAAAATGTTAACCTAATCGACGTGGAAGCACTGTCGGTTAATGAAGCACAAACCATCATCATAGAAGATGACAAAATCAAACAAATTGTTCCTGCAAGCTATCGTCGCTTTGCCGACGATGTCATTAAAATCGATTTAGCAGGTAAGTATGTAATACCCGGTTTAATCGATACGCATGTGCACCATGCTACATCACCTGATGATTCAGATAACGATGAAATCACGCGCACTCGCTTGCGTCAGCTTTTACAGGGGGGTGTGACAAGTGTGCGCGATATGGGCGGCGATACCCGCGCTTTGAGCTCACTTAAAAGACGAGCCGATAACGATATTATTCAATCACCGGATATTTATTATTCTGTGATTATTGGTGGTAAAGCGTTCTTTTCTGACCCCCGCACAGTCGCCTCTGCAAAAGGTGAAATCCCGGGCACTGTGGATTGGATGCGAGCCGTTGATGAAAACAGTGACTTTGATGCCATTATGCTGCGTAGCAAAGGGCTGGGGGCAACCGGCATCAAAATTTATGCAAATGTGCCAGGGGCAGTGGTAGCAAAGTTATCTCAAGCTGCTAAGAAACATGACCTCAAGGTATGGTCGCATGCTTTTATTGGCCCAGCAACACCGCTTGAAGCGGTTAATGGTGGTGTTGAAACAATTTCACATGCTGCTGATTTTGCTGCGCAAGTTATTGAGAATTTCTATGATATGCGCCGTAAAAATGTTGCCTTAACAGAACAGCAAAAAAGCGATGCAAAGCAACTAGAAGCTTATCAAACATTAATAAAGCAGATGAAAAAAAAGGACACTATTCTAGACTCGACCCTAACGGTATTTGATAAAACCAAAGCCTCTCGTGGTGAAAAAGGGTTATTGCTCAATGAGTGGGGCGGGCTGTTTACACAGTTGGCTCATCAAGCCGGTGTGACTATAGCAGCAGGTACCGATGTGACTAGTGACAGGTTTAATACTGTAACGCCTATGGTCCACCATGAAATGCAGTTATTAGTTGAACGGGCAGGTTTAACGCCTTTAGAAGCTCTACAGGCTGCAACCATTAATGGTGCAAAAGTGATTGGCATTGAGAAAAAAACAGGTTCGATAAAGGCAGGTAAAACGGCGAATCTTGTGGTGCTTAGCAGAGATCCAAGTAACGAGATTACCAATAGCCAAAACATTGTTCATGTGATTAAAAATGGCCAATTTATCCACTTGGGTGATAATGAAAAATTACCGTTTGTGATGGCCCGTGAAGCGGCGGGGTTATTATTTTTATCGGGGCAATTAGGCAACTTGCCAACCACTATGGCTTTGGCTGGCAATGACATCAGCACCCAAATGACGCAGGCGATGAAAAACATTGGCTTTGTTTTGCAAGATCACAATTTAGATTTTAACGATGTTGTTAAATGCACCCTTATGTTGGCAGATATACAAGACTGGCCTTTAGCCAATCAAGCCTACACGCCATTTTTTACTAAATTACCTGCTAGAAGCGCATTTGCAGCCAGTGGCTTAGCACTGGGCGCAAAGGTTGAGGTGGAGTGTATCGCTGCGTTGTAG
- a CDS encoding LysR family transcriptional regulator: MNKLEAVRALCLVAEYQSFTQAAKQMQLSTTMVSRYVKQLEQNLGCLLLKRNTRKVCLTDAGQSYVLQMKPLINKFNEVDEELSALSQVPSGKLAISTSIEFGCQYLAPLVSQYQCAFPGVKLDIVLSNTPVDLFDSQIDLAFRIAPSLPDASHIAQTVCHSSLSLWASPAYLKNHGVPKDIAALSEHRLLFFNHHIRNEQWIFWVDGQHVCRKFNWAMTSNNGRFLNEAAAAGDGIIQAPRYSVAPFIKSGQLVEVLAEHTLKPLTIAAVYPHRYALSNRVKTFVELAKQYFSQHPIP; the protein is encoded by the coding sequence ATGAACAAACTAGAAGCCGTCAGAGCCTTGTGCTTAGTCGCTGAATATCAGAGCTTTACTCAAGCTGCTAAGCAAATGCAGCTCTCTACCACCATGGTTAGCCGCTATGTAAAACAGTTAGAGCAAAACTTAGGCTGCTTGCTGTTAAAGCGGAACACCCGCAAAGTGTGTTTAACCGATGCAGGCCAGAGTTATGTACTGCAAATGAAGCCTTTAATTAATAAATTTAATGAAGTTGATGAAGAGCTTAGTGCGCTTAGCCAAGTGCCTAGCGGCAAGCTTGCTATTTCAACTAGTATAGAATTTGGCTGTCAATATTTAGCACCTTTAGTCAGTCAATATCAGTGCGCTTTTCCCGGTGTGAAATTAGATATTGTACTGTCTAATACGCCTGTTGATTTATTTGATAGCCAAATTGACTTAGCATTTAGAATTGCCCCTTCATTACCAGATGCCAGCCACATAGCGCAAACTGTTTGCCACTCATCATTATCTTTGTGGGCAAGCCCTGCATATTTAAAAAACCATGGCGTTCCAAAAGATATAGCAGCCTTATCTGAGCATAGATTACTGTTTTTCAACCATCATATTCGTAATGAACAATGGATATTTTGGGTAGATGGCCAGCATGTTTGCCGCAAGTTTAATTGGGCAATGACCTCAAATAATGGGCGATTTTTAAATGAAGCAGCGGCGGCCGGTGATGGGATAATTCAAGCACCCCGTTATTCAGTAGCCCCGTTTATAAAATCAGGTCAATTAGTTGAAGTGTTAGCAGAGCACACTTTAAAACCATTAACGATTGCTGCGGTTTATCCACATAGGTATGCGCTGTCAAATCGAGTTAAAACATTTGTTGAGCTGGCTAAACAGTATTTTAGCCAGCATCCGATCCCTTAA
- a CDS encoding magnesium transporter, protein MIEYPVDQLPQLIDDLLQCDTTTRKNKLLADAKEKLSTEHLSLLFEALPKEQRLEIWQLLDEDTQHEIFINLGGDSCRWLLQSLEEAAGFKLLDEVSVEELLELEEIIPERFVDYARRQLDEVQTKQYDLAQQYNPEQLGHWLDFDALKVSEKLTVAGARKIFQKGLPQYTEVIYLVSRKGTLIGEVAINALFKANDSDSLLDYANLDVSALHADDDLYEAAEVVIHSEQMAMPVVNADNKLLGRLSVSSAYELRQEVTDEAAAKAGGLREDEDLFSSVTKSAKNRGIWLGINLATAFLASWFIGLFGATIEQVVALAVLMPVVASMGGIAGSQTLTVIVRGLALGQVTDSNRRALLKKELRVGALNGCVWAFVIGVLTYFWFNDGMLSVTITIAILLNLVAASLSGVVIPSILDKLKIDPALSGSVILTTVTDIVGFVTFLGLGSLLLL, encoded by the coding sequence ATGATTGAGTATCCTGTTGACCAACTTCCCCAGTTAATTGATGACTTGCTTCAGTGTGACACCACAACGCGCAAAAATAAGTTACTTGCTGATGCTAAAGAAAAGCTTTCTACCGAGCATTTATCGTTATTGTTTGAAGCGTTACCCAAAGAGCAGCGCTTAGAAATTTGGCAATTACTTGATGAAGATACCCAGCATGAAATCTTCATTAACTTAGGGGGGGATAGTTGCCGCTGGTTATTGCAAAGTCTAGAAGAAGCCGCTGGCTTTAAGCTACTTGACGAAGTCAGTGTAGAAGAGCTACTTGAACTTGAAGAAATTATTCCTGAGCGCTTTGTTGATTATGCACGCAGACAACTTGATGAAGTTCAAACAAAGCAGTACGACCTTGCACAGCAATATAATCCAGAGCAGTTAGGTCACTGGCTCGATTTTGATGCGCTAAAAGTGTCAGAAAAACTCACCGTGGCTGGCGCGCGTAAAATTTTTCAAAAAGGTTTACCGCAGTATACCGAGGTGATTTATCTAGTCAGCCGTAAGGGCACTCTCATTGGTGAAGTGGCAATTAATGCGTTATTTAAAGCCAATGATAGCGACAGCCTGCTGGATTACGCGAACCTTGATGTGTCGGCATTGCATGCTGATGACGACCTATACGAAGCGGCTGAAGTGGTTATTCATAGTGAACAAATGGCGATGCCAGTTGTGAATGCCGACAACAAACTATTAGGCCGATTATCAGTGTCATCAGCTTATGAATTGCGTCAAGAAGTCACCGACGAAGCCGCTGCAAAAGCCGGTGGTCTACGTGAAGACGAGGATCTGTTCTCAAGCGTCACTAAGTCGGCAAAAAACCGCGGTATTTGGCTTGGTATTAACCTAGCAACGGCATTTTTAGCCTCTTGGTTTATCGGTTTGTTTGGTGCAACTATCGAACAAGTGGTTGCGCTGGCGGTACTAATGCCTGTTGTCGCTTCTATGGGAGGTATTGCGGGTAGTCAGACGTTAACGGTGATTGTGCGCGGTTTAGCGCTTGGTCAGGTTACCGACTCCAACCGTAGAGCGCTGTTGAAAAAAGAGCTTAGAGTGGGCGCGCTAAATGGCTGTGTTTGGGCCTTTGTAATTGGTGTACTCACTTATTTCTGGTTCAACGATGGCATGTTAAGTGTAACCATTACTATCGCTATCTTACTTAACTTAGTTGCTGCTTCGTTATCAGGAGTAGTGATCCCATCGATTTTAGATAAGCTTAAAATCGATCCAGCCCTTTCTGGCTCTGTGATCCTTACCACAGTCACCGACATCGTCGGCTTTGTCACCTTCCTAGGTTTAGGTAGCTTGCTACTTCTTTAA
- a CDS encoding AraC family transcriptional regulator ligand-binding domain-containing protein encodes MKPYLNQDDKYLTAQGLITTLVELALSRGIALHKLLRGTGVFEQDLMSVQHQFSISQQVRLLTQFKQLMKSADSGFLLGSQLANDTSVAAQGVLHAEHIGQALKQLHNLRMQLAPLLFSYSYVHNEQYYIVLQNAVGLDDEISQYVMEIYSAAFYQILKKVAGERVPCQFEFAYKRARHSQEYEQHLGLKVAFEKPITRWILNKQALRLTNPAFSSFRFSQINSQLAALSSANSTFVEAVSRLIYQNPALNLEQVASQFAMSPATFKRKLKAHGVRFSTLYDEQSKRKAIYLLAMREQCNEQVAMRLSFYDIANFRRAFKRWTGLTPSQLKG; translated from the coding sequence GTGAAGCCGTATCTTAATCAAGATGACAAATACCTCACCGCACAGGGACTGATCACCACGCTGGTGGAGCTGGCCTTAAGCCGCGGCATTGCACTACATAAGTTACTCAGAGGCACAGGGGTGTTTGAGCAAGACTTAATGAGTGTGCAGCATCAGTTTAGTATCTCGCAGCAAGTGCGCTTATTAACGCAGTTTAAGCAATTGATGAAATCAGCCGACAGCGGCTTTTTATTAGGCAGTCAACTAGCAAACGATACCTCTGTTGCCGCCCAAGGCGTGTTACATGCAGAGCATATTGGGCAAGCTTTAAAGCAGTTACACAATTTGCGCATGCAACTGGCACCTTTGTTATTTAGTTATAGTTATGTACATAACGAGCAGTATTACATTGTGCTGCAAAACGCAGTAGGTTTGGATGATGAAATAAGCCAGTATGTTATGGAGATTTACAGCGCCGCTTTTTATCAAATCCTTAAAAAAGTGGCGGGTGAGCGGGTACCTTGTCAGTTCGAATTTGCCTACAAACGAGCCAGACATAGCCAAGAATACGAACAACATTTAGGCCTTAAAGTCGCCTTTGAAAAGCCAATAACTCGTTGGATTTTGAATAAACAAGCGCTTAGGCTTACTAATCCGGCGTTTAGTAGCTTTAGGTTTTCACAAATTAACTCGCAACTAGCGGCATTAAGTTCTGCCAACAGCACTTTTGTGGAAGCAGTAAGCCGGTTAATTTATCAAAATCCGGCCTTAAATTTAGAACAAGTAGCCAGTCAATTTGCCATGAGCCCCGCAACTTTCAAGCGTAAACTAAAAGCTCATGGCGTGCGTTTTTCTACTTTGTATGATGAGCAAAGTAAGCGTAAAGCGATTTACCTGCTTGCCATGCGTGAGCAGTGCAATGAGCAAGTCGCCATGCGCTTATCATTTTATGATATTGCTAATTTCAGACGAGCGTTTAAACGCTGGACTGGGCTTACGCCAAGTCAATTAAAGGGGTAA
- a CDS encoding GGDEF domain-containing protein: MRFNPFTHHRFLTNAVIALFVIAFLLSAQAGELKPLADIAWLDILGEGGIVLMTLTWIAALLISRPPGKVTSFLVLGLGLFMFSASLDLFDEWLHQPTNTWLTWIESLPAPIGMIFTSLGLYQWHQEQYVLNRQLKRREAQHREHELVCSITGLYKADYLQAVLKEQLNEPQPLQLAAIDIRGFADFNAEFGFIEGDRLLGEVSELLLMNCRLTDVVCRYAGDCFMVLMPNTSAVQAKELLAQITSALNHCAFKVEGEKHAKFQDVTAALVGSVQGDTPQSLSSRLHAKLQQQKQQRVSHCEAVS; this comes from the coding sequence ATGCGATTTAACCCTTTTACTCATCATCGATTTTTAACCAATGCAGTCATTGCTCTGTTTGTGATTGCGTTTTTGCTAAGCGCGCAAGCAGGAGAATTAAAGCCTCTTGCGGATATAGCTTGGTTAGATATTTTAGGCGAGGGTGGCATTGTACTGATGACACTCACTTGGATAGCTGCACTGCTTATTTCAAGGCCGCCTGGGAAAGTAACAAGCTTTTTAGTGCTTGGGCTTGGGCTTTTTATGTTTTCAGCTTCCCTCGATTTATTTGATGAGTGGTTACATCAACCCACCAATACATGGCTCACATGGATAGAATCATTGCCTGCGCCGATTGGCATGATTTTCACAAGCCTTGGCTTGTATCAATGGCACCAAGAACAATACGTACTTAACAGGCAGTTAAAGCGCCGTGAAGCACAGCATCGCGAGCATGAATTAGTGTGCTCAATCACCGGACTTTATAAGGCTGATTATTTACAAGCGGTATTAAAAGAGCAGTTGAATGAACCACAACCGTTGCAATTGGCCGCCATTGATATTCGCGGTTTTGCTGATTTTAACGCTGAATTTGGCTTTATCGAAGGCGACCGCTTACTAGGTGAAGTGAGCGAGCTTTTATTGATGAATTGCCGTCTTACCGATGTAGTGTGCCGCTACGCGGGAGACTGCTTTATGGTGCTGATGCCAAATACCAGCGCAGTACAAGCGAAAGAACTGCTGGCGCAAATTACCTCGGCGCTGAACCATTGTGCATTTAAGGTCGAAGGCGAAAAACACGCTAAGTTTCAAGATGTAACAGCGGCCTTAGTAGGCAGTGTTCAAGGCGATACGCCACAAAGTTTAAGCTCGCGTTTACACGCTAAGTTACAACAACAAAAACAACAAAGAGTCAGCCATTGTGAAGCCGTATCTTAA